Proteins from a genomic interval of Synechococcus sp. A15-28:
- a CDS encoding Photosystem I reaction center subunit III, giving the protein MRRLLAALLSALLVFGFAPVAKADVAGLTPCSESARFQQRAAAATTPQAKARFEMYSQASCGDDGLPHLIVDGRWSHAGDFVYPGIMFLYVAGCIGWAGREYLKATRGKSAAMNEIQIDLGIAFKSLLAAATWPLAAFGEFTSGQLLEDEDKVTVSPR; this is encoded by the coding sequence ATGCGTCGTCTCTTGGCCGCCCTTCTCTCGGCTCTCCTGGTGTTCGGCTTCGCTCCCGTCGCCAAGGCTGACGTGGCCGGCCTTACCCCCTGCTCCGAAAGCGCCCGTTTCCAGCAGCGCGCCGCTGCCGCCACAACGCCCCAGGCCAAGGCTCGTTTCGAGATGTACAGCCAAGCCTCCTGCGGTGATGACGGCCTGCCCCATTTGATCGTTGATGGCCGTTGGAGCCATGCCGGTGACTTCGTCTATCCCGGGATCATGTTCCTCTATGTGGCCGGTTGCATCGGCTGGGCAGGACGTGAATACCTGAAGGCAACACGAGGCAAGAGCGCCGCGATGAATGAGATCCAGATCGACCTCGGCATCGCGTTCAAGAGCCTTCTGGCCGCAGCGACCTGGCCGCTGGCCGCCTTCGGTGAGTTCACCAGTGGGCAACTCCTGGAGGACGAGGACAAGGTGACCGTTTCCCCTCGCTGA
- the gmk gene encoding guanylate kinase: protein MSNGMGTLTVITGPSGVGKGTLVQRLLERHPSIWVSVSATTRTPREGEREGESYFFHSRDRFDALVQEGGLLEWAQFAGNRYGTPRAPVEQQLQAGRPVLLEIELEGARQVRRSFPQAVQIFLAPPSFEELERRIRGRGTDSEEAIQRRLTRAREELSAQDEFDAVVVNDDLDQALLKLEGLMGLA, encoded by the coding sequence ATGTCAAACGGCATGGGCACCCTGACGGTGATCACCGGGCCGAGCGGCGTCGGGAAAGGAACGCTGGTGCAACGCCTTCTGGAGCGGCATCCGAGCATCTGGGTGTCGGTATCGGCCACCACACGAACTCCTCGCGAAGGAGAGCGTGAGGGGGAGAGTTATTTCTTTCACAGCAGGGATCGCTTCGATGCCCTTGTGCAGGAGGGCGGTTTGCTGGAGTGGGCTCAATTTGCTGGAAACCGCTACGGGACTCCCCGGGCTCCCGTGGAGCAGCAGTTGCAGGCCGGGCGGCCCGTTCTCCTGGAAATCGAACTGGAGGGAGCCAGACAGGTTCGTCGCAGCTTTCCTCAGGCCGTGCAGATTTTTCTGGCACCGCCCAGTTTTGAGGAACTCGAGCGCCGCATCCGCGGGCGTGGCACTGATTCTGAGGAGGCGATCCAGCGCCGACTGACGCGGGCTCGTGAAGAGTTAAGCGCCCAGGACGAATTCGATGCTGTGGTGGTTAACGACGATCTCGACCAGGCCCTGCTGAAGCTGGAAGGGCTGATGGGCCTGGCTTGA
- the wecB gene encoding UDP-N-acetylglucosamine 2-epimerase (non-hydrolyzing) encodes MTDQPRVTIVLGTRPEAIKLAPVIRVFQSSSAVRTRVVLTGQHREMVSQVMDLFDLKADQDLNLMAPRQTLTHVTCAALEGLREDFQAYPPQLVLVQGDTTTAFAAGLAAFYEQIPVGHVEAGLRTDNLLDPFPEEANRRLLSQIATLHFAPTQKAEANLRASGVVGEVSVTGNTVIDALLLMAETAPQISFDGLDWDHQRVILATVHRRENWGERLKDIASGMLQVLDRHPDTALLLPLHRNPTVREPLQALLGDHPRVVLTEPLDYDRLVAAMKGCTLLLTDSGGLQEEAPALGKPVLVLRRTTERPEAVDAGTARLVGTDPSVILEEASRLLSDASAYESMSRAVNPFGDGKASQRILELSRAHLGV; translated from the coding sequence ATGACGGATCAGCCCAGGGTCACGATTGTCCTGGGCACGCGTCCGGAGGCGATCAAACTTGCTCCGGTGATCCGGGTCTTTCAGAGCTCTTCAGCCGTGCGCACCCGGGTGGTGCTGACCGGTCAGCACCGCGAGATGGTGTCCCAGGTGATGGACCTGTTTGATCTGAAGGCCGATCAGGATCTCAACCTCATGGCCCCGCGCCAGACCCTGACCCATGTCACCTGTGCAGCCCTGGAGGGTCTGCGGGAGGACTTTCAGGCCTATCCACCGCAGTTGGTGCTGGTGCAGGGCGACACAACCACAGCCTTCGCGGCTGGCCTTGCGGCGTTCTACGAGCAGATTCCCGTGGGCCATGTCGAAGCTGGCCTGCGCACGGACAACCTGCTGGATCCGTTCCCGGAAGAAGCCAATCGACGACTTCTCTCGCAGATCGCGACCCTGCACTTTGCACCGACCCAGAAGGCGGAGGCCAATCTCAGGGCTTCTGGGGTCGTGGGTGAGGTGAGCGTCACCGGCAACACCGTGATCGATGCCTTGCTGCTGATGGCGGAAACGGCACCGCAGATCAGTTTCGATGGTCTCGACTGGGACCACCAGCGCGTGATCCTGGCCACCGTTCACCGCCGTGAGAACTGGGGAGAGCGCCTCAAGGACATCGCCTCAGGGATGCTTCAGGTGCTTGATCGCCACCCCGATACAGCGCTGCTGCTGCCGTTGCACCGCAATCCCACGGTGCGCGAACCGCTGCAGGCCTTGCTGGGGGACCATCCGCGGGTCGTGCTCACCGAGCCCCTGGATTACGACCGACTGGTGGCAGCGATGAAGGGCTGCACGCTGCTGTTGACCGACTCAGGGGGATTGCAGGAGGAGGCTCCGGCTCTCGGAAAACCCGTGTTGGTGCTGCGGCGCACCACCGAACGGCCTGAGGCGGTTGATGCGGGCACGGCCCGACTCGTCGGCACGGACCCTTCGGTCATTCTGGAGGAAGCATCCCGTCTGCTCAGCGACGCTTCGGCCTACGAGTCGATGTCCAGGGCGGTGAACCCCTTCGGTGATGGCAAGGCCAGTCAACGCATCCTCGAGCTCAGCCGGGCCCATCTGGGGGTCTGA
- a CDS encoding PepSY domain-containing protein: MSLLVRVRELHRAVAPLVLLPLFITVCSGVGYRLARDWMGFERDQVHWLMTLHEGEWLGATLEPLVVLLNALGLLWMLISGAGLLIERWHRKVH; the protein is encoded by the coding sequence ATGAGCCTGCTTGTGCGGGTGCGCGAACTGCATCGGGCCGTTGCCCCGTTGGTGCTGCTTCCGTTGTTCATCACCGTTTGCTCAGGGGTTGGCTACCGACTTGCCCGCGACTGGATGGGCTTTGAGCGTGACCAGGTGCATTGGCTGATGACCTTGCACGAAGGCGAATGGCTGGGGGCCACGCTGGAGCCGTTGGTGGTGCTGTTGAACGCCCTTGGGTTGCTCTGGATGCTGATCAGTGGTGCCGGGTTGCTGATCGAACGATGGCATCGAAAGGTACACTGA
- a CDS encoding cation:proton antiporter, translating into MTPERLGLLWGVTVFAGAGARLLAAVSELPGVVLLLLSGLLIGRSGLGLVEPLDLGPGLGTVVGLLVSLVLFDGGLNLRLPGDTIRETVKRIAVLRLLISLGAGLLAAHWLAGLSWSVAAVFSAIVLATGPTVVTPLVRQMRLAAPLGDVLEAEGLVLEPIGAVLALLLLELVLGNLHGWRELVLGLLERLGGGVLIGASVGWLLSELLQRLKPDQSSGLPLQLTLGMLFLMYGVSEWLLPESALPASVAAGIVVGRRQTAHTADLDGLIQELAQLAITMLFPLLAADVSWAELSPLGWGGISCVLVLMLVVRPIAVGVATVGLPLDLPQKLFLGWLAPRGIVTASVASLFAIRLEQAGILGAGRLQGLVFLTILMTVGLQGLTAQPLARALGLIEESAGATTSSSETTPQSGEVFSDSGQ; encoded by the coding sequence ATGACGCCTGAGCGTCTGGGTCTGCTCTGGGGCGTCACGGTCTTTGCCGGGGCCGGTGCGCGGCTGCTGGCAGCGGTCTCAGAACTGCCGGGGGTGGTTCTGCTGCTGCTGTCAGGGCTGTTGATCGGTCGCTCCGGCCTCGGTCTGGTGGAGCCACTCGACCTGGGCCCGGGCCTGGGCACGGTGGTCGGCCTCCTGGTGAGCCTGGTGCTTTTTGATGGCGGCCTCAATCTGCGACTGCCGGGGGACACGATCCGCGAGACCGTGAAGCGGATCGCTGTTCTGCGGCTGCTGATCTCCCTCGGTGCCGGGTTGCTTGCGGCTCACTGGCTGGCCGGACTCAGTTGGTCCGTCGCTGCCGTGTTCAGCGCCATTGTTCTGGCCACGGGTCCCACCGTGGTGACTCCCCTGGTGCGTCAGATGCGTCTGGCGGCTCCCCTGGGTGATGTGCTGGAGGCGGAGGGCCTGGTGCTTGAGCCCATCGGGGCGGTGCTGGCTCTGCTGCTGCTGGAATTGGTCCTGGGCAATCTGCATGGCTGGCGCGAACTGGTGCTGGGCCTGCTGGAGCGGCTCGGTGGAGGGGTGCTGATCGGCGCCAGTGTCGGGTGGCTGCTGTCGGAGCTGCTGCAGCGGCTGAAGCCTGATCAGTCCTCCGGCCTGCCGTTGCAGCTCACCCTGGGGATGTTGTTCCTGATGTACGGCGTCAGCGAGTGGCTGTTGCCGGAATCAGCTTTGCCGGCTTCTGTGGCGGCGGGCATCGTGGTTGGACGTCGCCAGACGGCGCACACCGCCGATCTGGATGGTCTGATCCAGGAGCTGGCGCAACTGGCGATCACGATGCTGTTCCCACTGCTTGCCGCGGACGTGTCCTGGGCGGAATTGAGCCCTCTGGGCTGGGGGGGGATCAGCTGCGTTCTCGTTCTGATGCTCGTGGTCCGACCGATTGCCGTGGGTGTGGCGACGGTAGGTCTACCGCTCGATCTTCCCCAGAAGCTCTTTCTCGGCTGGCTGGCACCACGAGGGATCGTCACCGCGTCGGTGGCATCGTTGTTTGCCATTCGACTGGAGCAGGCGGGGATCCTCGGAGCCGGTCGCCTGCAGGGCCTGGTCTTTCTGACCATCCTGATGACCGTGGGCCTGCAGGGCCTCACGGCTCAACCGTTGGCCCGTGCTCTGGGATTGATCGAGGAATCCGCTGGCGCTACGACGTCGTCATCCGAGACAACGCCGCAGTCTGGGGAGGTCTTCTCCGATTCGGGCCAGTAG
- the tsaD gene encoding tRNA (adenosine(37)-N6)-threonylcarbamoyltransferase complex transferase subunit TsaD, with amino-acid sequence MTSVLALETSCDESAAALVSRRADGRFDVQSARIASQVEEHARWGGVVPEIASRRHVEALPGLIEQVLGESGSTIADVDAIAATVAPGLAGALMVASVTGRTLSALHERPFLAVHHLEGHLASVHLAEHRPQPPYLVLLVSGGHTELIRVEADGGMERLGRSHDDAAGEAFDKVARLLGLGYPGGPAIQAAAEGGDGSRFTLPKGRISLTEGGFHPYDFSFSGLKTAMLRTVEAQDSPLPTADLAASFEQVVVDVLVERSLRCATDHGLEELVMVGGVAANHRLRRTLQLRSAAVGVRVSVAPLAYCTDNAAMIGAAALLRWERGARGCSWRTGVSARWPLGQADQLYNEQPAF; translated from the coding sequence ATGACATCAGTCCTTGCCCTCGAAACAAGTTGTGACGAGTCGGCAGCTGCCCTGGTCAGCCGTCGGGCGGATGGCCGATTCGATGTTCAGTCCGCTCGAATTGCCTCCCAGGTTGAGGAGCATGCCCGCTGGGGCGGCGTTGTGCCGGAGATCGCCTCGCGGCGTCACGTGGAGGCGTTGCCGGGCCTGATCGAACAGGTCCTGGGGGAGTCGGGATCCACCATCGCTGATGTGGATGCGATTGCCGCCACGGTGGCGCCGGGGCTGGCTGGGGCATTGATGGTGGCCTCCGTGACGGGCCGCACGCTGTCAGCGCTGCATGAACGCCCTTTCCTGGCGGTGCACCACCTCGAGGGGCATCTGGCGTCGGTGCATCTGGCGGAGCATCGGCCCCAACCTCCGTATCTCGTGCTGCTGGTGAGCGGTGGACACACCGAGCTGATCCGGGTCGAGGCTGATGGGGGGATGGAGCGGCTGGGTCGCAGCCATGACGATGCGGCCGGGGAGGCCTTCGACAAAGTCGCCCGCCTGCTGGGCCTCGGTTATCCAGGTGGGCCTGCGATTCAAGCTGCGGCTGAGGGCGGGGACGGCAGCCGCTTCACGTTGCCGAAGGGACGCATCTCCCTGACTGAGGGGGGCTTCCATCCCTATGACTTTTCGTTCAGCGGCCTGAAAACCGCCATGCTCCGCACGGTGGAGGCTCAGGACAGCCCCCTGCCGACAGCTGATCTGGCCGCCAGCTTTGAGCAGGTGGTGGTGGACGTTCTGGTGGAGCGCAGCCTCCGTTGTGCCACGGACCATGGCCTTGAAGAGCTGGTGATGGTGGGTGGTGTGGCGGCAAACCACAGATTGCGTCGCACCCTTCAGTTGCGCTCCGCAGCTGTGGGCGTGAGGGTCTCTGTGGCTCCGCTGGCCTATTGCACCGATAACGCCGCCATGATTGGCGCAGCGGCCCTGTTGCGCTGGGAACGGGGCGCTCGTGGTTGTTCCTGGCGGACTGGAGTGTCGGCGCGCTGGCCCCTTGGGCAGGCAGATCAGCTTTACAACGAGCAACCAGCCTTTTGA
- a CDS encoding NFACT RNA binding domain-containing protein translates to MDLTTLRAVLSDLRPRLLPSRFEKAQQPDPATLQLGFRTLKGMLWLELSWQADAPRLVQIPPPPRQGAGSTLSQQIQHSLRQMALIELVQTGFERVVEFRMAPRPGHPAQRVLVLELMGRHSNVLLLDEQRQVVALGRQVRDHQSRVRPIGTGDAYIPPPPLQGQPPSSAEHFERWRDRLRLLPLPLRKALPQAYQGISPPLAKQLAGELLTTPVDQLEPDAWYELHHRWQAWLACLETERFTLDLKGEEGYRVWSSHTDRSGGAEGNEGGLALALGHWYRSRIDQRDLQRACDELRQRLSRWRSKEDLALEDQRRRLAACADSADLQQQADALLCLPAPNRDEVDQAQKLYRRARKLRRSSSMLQERIHHHDGRLQLINGSEAFIDDLQAAAWQPMASRLMALGDLRRELEELLNPVGRQERRQRQQQGTPQPLEVISPSGLVLQVGRNHRQNDWISLRQARSGDLWFHAQECPGSHVVLKSSAGLADDDDLQLACDLASYFSRARGNVRVAVVMVPTEHLQRIAGAGPGTVRHSGGEVRWGDPMRAETRLNSLEASSLAGSKG, encoded by the coding sequence ATGGACCTCACCACCCTGCGCGCGGTGTTGAGCGATCTCCGGCCGAGGCTGCTGCCCAGCCGGTTCGAGAAAGCTCAGCAACCGGATCCAGCCACGCTGCAACTCGGATTCCGCACCCTGAAGGGCATGCTCTGGCTCGAATTGAGCTGGCAAGCCGATGCGCCGCGGTTGGTGCAGATCCCGCCGCCGCCGCGGCAGGGTGCCGGCAGCACCCTCTCCCAGCAGATCCAGCACAGCCTTCGCCAGATGGCGCTAATCGAACTGGTTCAAACGGGGTTTGAACGGGTGGTGGAGTTCCGGATGGCTCCAAGGCCGGGCCATCCCGCTCAGCGCGTGCTGGTGCTGGAACTGATGGGCCGCCACAGCAATGTGCTGCTACTGGACGAGCAGCGACAGGTGGTCGCCCTGGGCCGTCAGGTGCGCGACCACCAGTCACGGGTCCGACCCATTGGCACCGGCGATGCCTATATCCCCCCACCACCCCTGCAGGGGCAGCCCCCCAGTTCTGCAGAACACTTCGAGCGCTGGCGCGACCGTCTCCGTCTCCTGCCGCTTCCGTTGCGTAAAGCTCTGCCGCAGGCATATCAAGGGATCAGCCCGCCCCTGGCCAAGCAACTGGCCGGGGAGTTGCTGACCACGCCCGTCGACCAGCTTGAGCCGGACGCGTGGTATGAGCTGCATCACCGTTGGCAGGCCTGGCTGGCCTGCCTCGAGACGGAGCGATTCACACTTGATCTCAAGGGTGAAGAGGGGTACCGGGTCTGGTCGAGCCACACCGATCGATCCGGCGGCGCTGAAGGCAACGAAGGGGGCCTGGCCCTCGCTCTGGGGCACTGGTACCGCAGCCGGATTGACCAACGCGATCTGCAGCGAGCCTGTGACGAGCTGCGGCAACGTCTGAGCCGCTGGCGGTCCAAGGAGGACCTGGCTCTGGAGGATCAGCGCAGGCGTTTGGCGGCCTGCGCCGACAGCGCGGATCTGCAGCAGCAGGCGGATGCCTTGCTCTGCCTACCGGCACCAAATCGCGACGAGGTGGATCAAGCCCAGAAGCTCTATCGACGGGCCCGCAAGCTGCGGCGGTCCAGCAGCATGCTTCAGGAAAGGATCCATCACCACGATGGTCGGCTGCAGCTGATCAACGGCAGCGAGGCCTTCATCGATGATCTGCAGGCTGCGGCATGGCAACCGATGGCGTCACGCCTAATGGCCCTCGGTGATCTACGGCGGGAACTGGAGGAGCTGCTCAACCCTGTCGGTCGCCAGGAGCGGCGCCAGCGACAGCAGCAGGGCACGCCTCAACCCCTCGAAGTCATCAGCCCCAGTGGTCTCGTGCTGCAGGTGGGCCGCAACCATCGCCAGAACGACTGGATCAGCCTGCGCCAGGCCCGCAGCGGTGACCTCTGGTTTCACGCCCAGGAATGTCCCGGCAGCCATGTGGTGCTGAAAAGCTCGGCTGGTCTGGCCGATGACGACGATCTGCAGCTGGCCTGCGACCTGGCGTCCTATTTCAGCCGTGCACGCGGCAATGTGCGGGTGGCTGTTGTGATGGTGCCGACGGAGCATCTGCAGCGGATCGCCGGTGCCGGGCCAGGCACCGTTCGCCACAGCGGCGGCGAGGTGCGCTGGGGCGATCCCATGCGGGCCGAGACCCGGCTCAACAGCCTCGAGGCTTCTAGCCTGGCGGGAAGCAAGGGCTGA
- the rplS gene encoding 50S ribosomal protein L19, whose protein sequence is MAADPKDTTVTEESTESAAEVEAVASAPTTPAQKLSAEALIKAFETEQMKTDLPEIYVGDTVRVGVRISEGNKERVQPYEGVVISKRHGGMNQTITVRRIFQGIGVERVFMLHSPQVANVKVERRGKVRRAKLFYLRERVGKATRVKQRFDR, encoded by the coding sequence ATGGCAGCCGATCCGAAGGACACGACGGTGACGGAAGAGAGCACTGAGAGCGCAGCTGAGGTGGAGGCCGTGGCGAGTGCTCCGACAACCCCAGCTCAGAAGCTCAGCGCCGAAGCCCTGATCAAGGCCTTCGAGACGGAGCAGATGAAGACCGATCTCCCTGAGATCTACGTCGGTGACACCGTCCGCGTTGGCGTCCGCATCAGCGAGGGCAACAAGGAGCGTGTTCAGCCCTATGAGGGAGTGGTCATCTCCAAGCGTCACGGCGGGATGAACCAGACGATCACCGTCCGTCGCATCTTCCAGGGCATTGGAGTGGAGCGGGTGTTCATGCTCCACAGTCCGCAGGTGGCCAACGTCAAGGTTGAACGGCGCGGTAAAGTTCGTCGGGCGAAGCTTTTCTATCTGCGGGAACGGGTGGGCAAGGCCACCCGCGTGAAGCAGCGCTTCGATCGCTGA
- a CDS encoding chlorophyll a/b-binding protein — MAEQLEKTAGVAEPVGSDELNAWKRGFTPQAEIWNGRLAMIGLSAGLAVVLLVRVFAGN, encoded by the coding sequence ATGGCTGAGCAACTCGAAAAGACAGCTGGCGTCGCTGAGCCCGTCGGTTCGGACGAATTGAATGCCTGGAAGCGCGGATTCACGCCGCAGGCTGAGATCTGGAATGGCCGCCTGGCCATGATCGGCTTGTCGGCCGGTTTGGCCGTGGTGCTTCTCGTGCGGGTGTTCGCCGGGAACTGA
- a CDS encoding hyperconserved protein Hcp produces the protein MELDLQPGDVVKVLESAALGWVRARVIRVKSGGRVVVQSDQGREFTARGNQVRLIEPAGFRP, from the coding sequence ATGGAGTTGGATCTTCAACCTGGTGATGTCGTGAAGGTGCTGGAGTCAGCCGCTCTTGGCTGGGTTCGTGCCCGCGTGATCCGCGTCAAATCAGGTGGTCGTGTGGTCGTTCAGAGCGATCAAGGTCGGGAGTTCACCGCCCGAGGGAACCAGGTTCGCCTGATCGAGCCAGCAGGCTTCCGCCCCTGA
- the gltX gene encoding glutamate--tRNA ligase, with protein sequence MVRVRLAPSPTGTLHIGTARTAVFNWLYARRQQGSFLLRIEDTDKERSKPEYTQNILEGLRWLGIDWDEEPLIQSEQVQQHRAAIETLLQKGLAYRCYANEAELEAMREAQKASNQAPRYDNRHRNLTPEQEAAFQAEGREAVIRFRIDDTAEIRWNDMVRGAMSWRGADLGGDMVVARRAPADQIGDPLYNLVVVVDDAAMAISHVIRGEDHIANTAKQLLLYKALGLPEPTFAHAPLILNGEGRKLSKRDGVTSINDFRAMGYTAEAIANYMTLLGWSVPEGMEERFTLPEAAAVFSFDRVNKAGARFDWDKLNWLNGQVLHALPAQQLLDELHPLWSEQGWTLPDDSSWGLDLCELLGPSLTLLKDGVDQAKPFFECPDLEDDGKSQLEAEGARDAVAQLLQTLEADPWDGGDMDRAKQLLGDAAKGAGVKKGVVMKSLRAALLGRLQGPDLMTTWSLLARIGEDLPRLRRCLG encoded by the coding sequence ATGGTGCGCGTTCGTCTGGCCCCCAGCCCCACGGGCACGCTTCACATCGGAACGGCGCGGACAGCCGTCTTCAACTGGTTGTACGCAAGGCGCCAGCAGGGGTCTTTCCTTCTGAGGATTGAGGACACCGACAAGGAACGATCCAAGCCTGAATACACCCAGAACATCCTCGAGGGCTTGCGCTGGCTTGGGATTGACTGGGATGAAGAGCCGTTGATCCAGAGCGAACAGGTTCAACAGCACCGTGCCGCGATCGAAACGCTGTTGCAGAAGGGTCTGGCCTACCGCTGCTATGCCAACGAGGCCGAACTGGAGGCCATGCGCGAGGCCCAGAAGGCCAGCAATCAGGCACCGCGCTACGACAACCGTCATCGCAATCTCACGCCGGAGCAGGAAGCGGCCTTCCAGGCGGAAGGACGGGAAGCCGTGATCCGTTTCCGGATCGATGACACCGCTGAGATCCGCTGGAACGACATGGTGCGTGGCGCCATGTCCTGGCGTGGTGCAGACCTCGGCGGTGACATGGTGGTGGCCCGCAGGGCTCCCGCCGATCAGATCGGAGATCCCCTCTACAACCTCGTGGTGGTGGTGGATGACGCCGCCATGGCGATCAGCCATGTGATCCGCGGCGAAGACCACATCGCCAACACCGCCAAGCAGCTGCTGCTCTACAAGGCCCTGGGCCTGCCTGAACCGACCTTTGCCCATGCACCCCTGATCCTGAATGGGGAAGGCCGCAAGCTCTCCAAACGGGATGGCGTGACCTCCATCAACGACTTCCGCGCGATGGGGTACACCGCAGAAGCGATTGCCAACTACATGACCCTGCTGGGCTGGTCGGTGCCCGAGGGGATGGAGGAGCGCTTCACCCTGCCCGAAGCAGCAGCAGTGTTCAGCTTCGATCGGGTGAACAAGGCCGGGGCCCGCTTTGATTGGGACAAGCTCAACTGGCTCAACGGGCAGGTGCTGCACGCCCTGCCAGCTCAGCAGCTCCTGGATGAGCTCCATCCCCTCTGGAGCGAACAGGGGTGGACGCTGCCGGATGACAGCAGCTGGGGGCTGGACCTGTGCGAACTGCTGGGACCATCCCTAACCCTGCTCAAGGACGGCGTGGACCAGGCGAAACCGTTCTTCGAGTGTCCTGATCTTGAGGACGATGGCAAAAGCCAACTGGAGGCCGAAGGAGCTCGTGACGCTGTGGCTCAACTGCTGCAGACCCTCGAGGCTGATCCCTGGGATGGTGGCGACATGGATCGCGCCAAACAGCTCCTGGGGGATGCCGCCAAGGGAGCCGGCGTCAAAAAAGGTGTGGTGATGAAATCCTTACGCGCCGCGCTGCTTGGACGGCTGCAGGGCCCCGACCTGATGACAACCTGGTCTCTACTGGCCCGAATCGGAGAAGACCTCCCCAGACTGCGGCGTTGTCTCGGATGA
- a CDS encoding DUF1643 domain-containing protein, whose translation MARPVNASSSSAGPIWGSDASVSSDRCFRWWLTRRWQHGDRVLIFLGLNPSRADAERDDPTLRRLIGFAGDWGYDALVVVNLFARMSPSPSVLRRCHDPVGWNADAALLHWCRSWADQEAWALWCGWGNGGGQFGRAQDVMDLLKPLVRQRAQRYPLAPGPQALALTRSGQPRHPLYAPRRSLLKPFRWAGPDPIGHPEVTPLAFIQH comes from the coding sequence ATGGCAAGGCCAGTCAACGCATCCTCGAGCTCAGCCGGGCCCATCTGGGGGTCTGACGCCAGCGTCAGCTCCGACCGATGCTTCCGCTGGTGGCTGACGCGACGCTGGCAGCACGGCGATCGGGTATTGATCTTCCTCGGATTGAATCCGTCCCGGGCTGATGCGGAGCGGGACGACCCCACCCTGCGCCGTCTGATCGGCTTCGCAGGGGACTGGGGCTATGACGCTCTGGTGGTGGTGAATCTGTTCGCCCGCATGTCCCCTTCGCCCTCCGTCCTGCGTCGCTGTCACGATCCTGTTGGTTGGAATGCAGATGCCGCGCTGCTGCATTGGTGCCGCTCCTGGGCGGACCAGGAGGCCTGGGCCCTCTGGTGTGGCTGGGGCAATGGTGGGGGTCAGTTCGGCCGGGCCCAAGACGTCATGGATCTGTTGAAGCCTCTTGTGCGGCAACGGGCTCAGCGATATCCACTGGCGCCGGGGCCGCAGGCTTTAGCGCTCACCCGCTCCGGCCAACCGCGCCATCCTCTCTATGCACCCCGGAGATCTCTCTTGAAACCATTCCGATGGGCAGGTCCTGATCCCATCGGGCATCCTGAGGTGACCCCTTTGGCTTTTATCCAGCACTGA
- the psaJ gene encoding photosystem I reaction center subunit IX encodes MQKFLTTAPVVAAIWFTLTAGILIEWNRFFPDLLFHPM; translated from the coding sequence ATGCAGAAATTTCTCACCACCGCGCCGGTTGTTGCCGCCATCTGGTTCACCCTCACCGCCGGGATCCTGATCGAGTGGAACCGTTTCTTCCCCGACCTGCTCTTCCACCCCATGTGA
- the map gene encoding type I methionyl aminopeptidase, which produces MNLFADLLASTQAPTATATGPRIQKRRGVEIKSAREIKIMREASRIVATVLREVMAMVEPGQTTGDLDAFAEKRIREMGATPSFKGYHGFPASICASINNEVVHGIPSAKRVIHQGDLLKVDTGAYFDGYHGDSCITVCVGESSDEAQILSRVARESLMAGLSKVKAGNTLLDIAGAVEDHVKANGFSVVEDYTGHGVGRNLHEEPSVFNFRTDELPNVTLRPGMTLAIEPILNAGSKACRTLKDRWTVVTRDGSLSAQWEHTVLVTSDGCEILTDRGD; this is translated from the coding sequence ATGAATTTATTCGCAGATCTGCTGGCCTCCACCCAGGCCCCGACGGCAACAGCCACAGGTCCCCGGATTCAGAAACGCCGGGGTGTGGAGATCAAGTCAGCCCGTGAGATCAAAATCATGCGGGAGGCCAGTCGCATCGTCGCGACAGTGCTGCGGGAAGTGATGGCCATGGTGGAGCCGGGACAGACGACGGGCGACCTGGATGCCTTTGCTGAGAAGCGCATCCGAGAGATGGGGGCCACACCGAGTTTCAAGGGGTACCACGGCTTCCCGGCAAGCATCTGCGCCAGCATCAACAATGAGGTTGTGCACGGCATTCCCAGTGCCAAACGGGTGATCCACCAGGGGGATCTGCTGAAGGTGGATACAGGTGCCTACTTCGATGGCTACCACGGCGATAGCTGCATCACCGTCTGTGTGGGCGAGTCCTCGGATGAGGCCCAGATCCTCAGCCGTGTTGCCCGGGAATCCCTGATGGCGGGCCTGAGCAAGGTCAAAGCAGGCAACACCCTTCTTGATATCGCCGGTGCGGTGGAGGACCACGTCAAGGCCAATGGGTTCAGCGTCGTGGAGGACTACACCGGCCATGGTGTCGGCAGAAATCTGCATGAAGAGCCCTCGGTGTTCAACTTCCGCACCGATGAACTGCCCAATGTCACGTTGCGTCCAGGCATGACCCTGGCGATTGAGCCGATCCTGAACGCTGGCAGTAAGGCATGCCGCACCCTGAAGGATCGCTGGACAGTGGTGACCCGGGATGGATCCCTGTCAGCTCAGTGGGAACACACAGTTCTGGTCACCAGTGACGGCTGCGAGATCCTCACGGATCGGGGCGACTGA